The sequence below is a genomic window from Gossypium hirsutum isolate 1008001.06 chromosome A11, Gossypium_hirsutum_v2.1, whole genome shotgun sequence.
CAATCATCTCTTGAGTCTCCCTTATCCCTCCAATCAAACTTCCTCCTATTATCTTCCTCCCTGCCagtttttatgtaaaaataacttCAGTATTATTTGAATATACATGCAGTGAAGTCGAGCCTCATTCATTCTTGGAGAGCATATATTCACCATAAACTCTTACCTTGGAGCAATGGAAAGGCTGGTAGCTCAAGTGGTTTCTCTGGAGCACCGACAAGAACAAGCTTCCCGTGAGTCTTCAACAACCCAAGCAAAGGCAGCAAGGGATGTTGAGCAGATACTGTATCGATGATGCCATCCAATGTACCATTAGCAGCCTAAAcacaataaacatatatatataaatgtgtgtTGAATTTAGAAAATTTCATTGTTgacaaaatattaaaagaaaaaagaaaaggttgtCGAAACTAAACCTGAAGCTGATCTTGGTCTCGGCTGACAAAAAATGAATCAGCACCGAGATTTTCCAAAGCTGCTTTCTTCTTGTTTATAGAAGTGCTAATGACTGTAACTTTGGCCCCCATAGCCTTGGCAAATTTAACAGCCAAATGGCCTAGTCCTCCCAATCCAACAACTCCAATATGCAAATCAGGCTTATCGAGTCCATAAAATCTCAATGGACTATACACTGTGATTCCGGCGCAAAGAAGGGGGGCGGCGGCATCAAGAGGCAGGTTGTGAGGAATGCGGATGATAAAGTGCTCATCCACCACCATAGTGTCAGAAAAACCCCCATATGTAACAGTTCCGTCATAGTACTTCCCTCCATAGGTAGCTATCAATTTGGGGCAATAATTCTCAAGATTGTTGGTGCAGCTATCGCATGAATGGCAGGAGCCAACCATGCACCCTACTCcaactttgtctccaactttgaACTTTTGTACCTTACTTCCCACCTCTGTCACTTCCCCTACAATCTCATGCCTGCATCCAATATGTTTGTTTTAAATCTCTATATTTGTTTGCCATAAACAAAGAGATGAATTGATGGAGATAATATTATACCCAGGGACAAGAGGGTATAAGGTCTTGCCCCATTCGTTCTTGGCATTATGAAGATCGGTATGACATATCCCACAATAAAGCACCTTGAAAGAAACATCTTTCTCTCCTGCTGCCCTGCAAATCCACATGATATTTATCAATCAACAACGACACAAATAGACTTGGAAGAAGATCAAACATgatcaaataaaaaagaaagaaaaggaaaaaccttcttgaaaatttgaatggAGAGAGAACACCGGAAGTGTCTCTGGCCGCCCATCCAAAAGCCTTGTTTGGGTGTTCTTCTTCTGGCAATCTTGACATGGTCGGACGTGTAATTGTTTAGTCTCTTCGAGTCTTAAAGAACAAAACAAATGgtattaaaaaatgataaactAATGTTTAGTAGTATGGGGAAGAGAAGGTCTTTATAGCGGGGTTTTGGGAGGCTATGCTTACATGTTGGCTGACCATATAACTGGAAAATGTTGGCAATGAATTGAAAAGTAagttcaaaatttaaaactttctcgGCTCACAAGTCACAAAAGCTACCAAGAAACatgtaggttttttttttctaccTTCCGTTTTCAATTTGCTTtcaacttaaaaagaaaatttactcCAACTCGTTGCTtcttatcttttgttttgtttagcAACAGTTTCAACCCTCGGATTGGCTATCGTTCGCTTTTTTCTTCTCTCAtcaattctatttttctttttcttcttattctctACATATATCTTCTTTCTTTTCAGTTTATTGAtctattttgtaaatatttttgttgtttcACAAGTTGTGATAGATAGATGATGGTGTCTGTTATTAGCTAAAATTCCGCTGGCCACCAATAGTTTTTCTTGGAAAGTGGGTAACTCTTCatcaatttcttaatttgtttatattttgagagtattttagaataataaatgatttcacgtaTCAATGTGGACctgtgttgtcttaagttttatatgttctttgtttgtttttcattgtttaataagttttcaattttagaagtttttgtctgcTTTATAGCACGTTTTTTAGTTTTGCTTATGCATGTAagcttagttttacaagtgatgtTAGGGATGATTTTCTTGTTGTCTTCTCTAGTTTAGTGATTGCTcaatttttttgttgattttttctCGCCCTTTTAGACCATCCGGGATTGATTTCCTTATCGTATTAAGTACTTGCAATTACTCCAAATATGTTGTGCTTGGGTTGTGACAAAATCAATTGTAACGTGtcataatattttattgatgTTAAGACTAAAGCCAGCgagtgtttgttatttttttctctcaattGTATGATTTCAtctattaaatgaattaatgaattcacctttaaagaaaatatatatatctttaaaaaaattaaatattaaagaaaattaaaagtcATCAAGTTgccattaattttttaatcacttatgaaaactgttatttttataaaaaatttgaaacttaTTATTAAAACAActtcttttaaattttacaaaaacaatagttgggtttgagttttcgataatgcatgatgaaagtaTTACCATCCGACGAGTTCCGGTGGGAGTATACAAGTACaaaaatttagataataaaaataatatatttgatattattttacacaaattcaAATTGTGACTCCATTTTATCTTcaatatgtataaaaaatatatttgatattgattCTAGATTATATGCAACAAACTCATGTTTTTGGTGAAAAATATATGTGTCTATTtgaaattgtttttaatattatacatgtgTATGCATGCCAACCACAACAATAATCTAACAAAAGGCCGCCATACCGGAAGAAATCAATGGATAGAAGCTACAACAATGTTAAAGTATATTatagttaaaaatttgaaatttagtttttatatttttatttttagtaattt
It includes:
- the LOC107943783 gene encoding probable mannitol dehydrogenase — encoded protein: MSRLPEEEHPNKAFGWAARDTSGVLSPFKFSRRAAGEKDVSFKVLYCGICHTDLHNAKNEWGKTLYPLVPGHEIVGEVTEVGSKVQKFKVGDKVGVGCMVGSCHSCDSCTNNLENYCPKLIATYGGKYYDGTVTYGGFSDTMVVDEHFIIRIPHNLPLDAAAPLLCAGITVYSPLRFYGLDKPDLHIGVVGLGGLGHLAVKFAKAMGAKVTVISTSINKKKAALENLGADSFFVSRDQDQLQAANGTLDGIIDTVSAQHPLLPLLGLLKTHGKLVLVGAPEKPLELPAFPLLQGRKIIGGSLIGGIRETQEMIDYAAKQSIKPDIEIIPIDYVNTAMERLLKADVKYRFVIDIGNMLKPTS